A region from the uncultured Bacteroides sp. genome encodes:
- the polA gene encoding DNA polymerase I, whose translation MNPDSKLFLLDAYALIYRAYYAFIKNPRINSKGFNTSAVLGFVNTLEEILKKERPTHIGVAFDPAGPTFRHIAYEQYKAQREETPEAIRLSVPIIKEIIRSYRIPILEVSGYEADDVIGTLATEAGKQGITTYMMTPDKDYGQLVTGNVFMYRPKYGDKEFEVMGVEEIKAKFDIQSPAQVIDMLGLMGDSSDNIPGCPGVGEKTAQKLIAEFGSIENLLEHTDQLKGALKTKVETNKEMIIFSKFLATIKTDVPIALNMDSLVREEADEESLRKIFEEMEFRNLIDRVFKKEEPNNTPSGETSSTAKRSKQTEAPGAPVQGDLFGVFTPNDAVDEIKTNLERLDLSIIDYQLIDNQDKRSSIIKKLLTKEILSLDTETTGTDPMEAELVGMSFSYAENQAYYVPVPPDREEALKIVNEFRPVFENEQSLKVGQNIKYDMLILQNYGVEVKGKLFDTMVAHYVLQPELRHGMDYLAEIYLHYQTVHIEELIGAKGKNQKNMRDLSPEEVYLYACEDADVTLKLKNILEKELKANDAEKLFYEIEMPLVPVLVDIESNGVRLDTEALKQSSELFTKRLRTLEQEIYKHADREFNIASPKQVGEVLFDKLKIVEKAKKTKTGQYVTSEEVLESMRHKHEIVEKILAYRGLKKLLGTYVDALPLLINPKTGRVHTSFNQTVTSTGRLSSSNPNLQNIPIRDEDGKEIRKAFIPDDDCLFFSADYSQIELRIMAHLSEDKNMIDAFLSGYDIHAATAAKIYKTDISEVNPDMRRKAKTANFGIIYGISVFGLAERMNVDRKEAKELIEGYFATYPRVRAYMDKSIEVAREKGYVETIFHRKRFLPDINSRNATVRGYAERNAINAPIQGSAADIIKVAMAGIYKRFREENLKAKMILQVHDELNFSVPLAEKEYVQQIVIEEMENAYRMHVPLKADYGWGANWLEAH comes from the coding sequence ATAAATTCGAAAGGATTCAACACATCGGCCGTGCTTGGTTTCGTTAATACCCTGGAAGAAATACTAAAGAAAGAGAGGCCGACACACATCGGCGTAGCCTTCGACCCCGCCGGGCCCACCTTTCGCCACATAGCTTACGAGCAATATAAGGCTCAACGTGAAGAAACACCGGAAGCCATCCGCCTGTCCGTGCCCATTATCAAAGAGATCATCCGCAGCTACAGGATTCCTATTCTTGAAGTGTCCGGCTATGAGGCAGACGACGTTATAGGCACACTGGCCACCGAGGCCGGAAAGCAGGGAATAACCACCTACATGATGACTCCCGACAAAGATTACGGTCAGCTGGTTACCGGCAATGTCTTTATGTATCGCCCCAAATATGGCGACAAAGAGTTCGAGGTGATGGGTGTGGAAGAGATAAAAGCAAAATTCGATATCCAATCGCCGGCACAAGTAATTGATATGCTGGGACTGATGGGCGATTCTTCGGACAACATTCCGGGATGCCCGGGTGTGGGAGAGAAAACAGCACAAAAACTTATCGCCGAATTCGGAAGCATCGAAAACCTGCTAGAACATACCGACCAGCTAAAGGGTGCACTCAAAACAAAAGTGGAAACAAACAAGGAGATGATCATCTTCTCCAAATTTCTGGCCACTATCAAAACAGATGTGCCCATTGCACTTAATATGGATTCGCTCGTTCGGGAAGAAGCAGACGAAGAATCACTCCGCAAGATTTTCGAGGAGATGGAATTCCGAAACCTGATAGATCGGGTATTCAAAAAAGAGGAACCCAACAATACACCAAGCGGCGAAACCTCTTCAACGGCAAAACGAAGCAAGCAAACAGAAGCTCCGGGTGCTCCCGTTCAAGGCGATCTCTTTGGCGTATTTACGCCCAACGATGCAGTCGATGAAATTAAAACGAATCTAGAGCGGTTAGATCTTTCGATAATAGACTACCAACTCATTGATAATCAGGATAAAAGGAGCTCAATAATTAAAAAGTTACTGACAAAGGAAATTCTCTCGTTAGATACGGAAACTACCGGAACAGACCCAATGGAGGCTGAGCTCGTAGGAATGAGCTTTAGCTATGCCGAAAATCAGGCTTACTATGTACCCGTGCCTCCCGATCGGGAAGAAGCGTTAAAGATTGTAAATGAATTCCGCCCGGTCTTCGAAAATGAGCAATCGCTCAAAGTTGGCCAGAACATTAAGTACGATATGCTCATCTTGCAAAATTATGGTGTGGAGGTAAAAGGGAAACTATTCGACACCATGGTGGCACATTATGTTTTGCAACCGGAACTGAGACATGGCATGGACTATCTGGCGGAAATCTACCTGCACTATCAAACAGTGCACATCGAAGAGCTGATCGGAGCAAAAGGGAAAAACCAAAAAAACATGCGAGACCTCTCTCCCGAAGAAGTGTACCTGTATGCTTGCGAAGATGCGGACGTAACGCTCAAGCTAAAAAATATTCTGGAGAAAGAACTGAAAGCCAATGATGCGGAGAAACTATTTTATGAAATAGAGATGCCGCTTGTTCCGGTATTGGTCGATATTGAAAGTAACGGAGTGAGACTGGACACGGAAGCCCTGAAACAATCGTCCGAACTTTTCACCAAACGACTCCGGACGCTGGAGCAAGAGATATACAAGCACGCCGACCGGGAATTTAATATTGCATCGCCCAAGCAGGTAGGCGAAGTGCTGTTCGACAAACTAAAGATAGTAGAGAAAGCCAAGAAGACAAAAACCGGACAGTACGTTACCTCGGAGGAGGTACTCGAAAGCATGCGCCACAAGCATGAGATAGTAGAGAAGATCTTAGCATACAGAGGATTGAAAAAGCTACTAGGCACGTACGTAGACGCTCTTCCGCTATTGATCAACCCCAAAACAGGAAGGGTGCATACCTCGTTTAACCAAACGGTGACCTCAACCGGCAGACTGAGTTCCAGCAACCCGAACCTGCAAAATATTCCTATCCGCGATGAAGACGGTAAGGAGATTCGCAAAGCTTTTATACCAGACGACGATTGTCTGTTTTTCTCGGCCGACTATTCGCAGATTGAACTACGCATCATGGCACACCTTAGTGAAGACAAAAACATGATCGATGCCTTTCTGAGCGGATACGACATCCATGCCGCCACGGCTGCCAAGATTTACAAAACAGACATCAGTGAAGTAAACCCGGATATGCGCCGCAAGGCCAAAACAGCCAACTTCGGCATCATCTACGGCATATCGGTATTCGGACTGGCAGAGCGGATGAACGTAGACCGGAAAGAAGCAAAAGAGCTGATAGAGGGCTATTTCGCCACCTATCCTCGCGTAAGGGCATATATGGATAAGAGCATTGAAGTGGCCCGGGAGAAAGGATACGTAGAGACGATCTTTCACCGGAAACGTTTTTTGCCGGACATTAACTCTAGAAACGCTACGGTAAGAGGCTATGCAGAACGAAATGCCATTAATGCACCCATACAGGGAAGTGCCGCAGACATTATAAAAGTGGCCATGGCAGGCATCTACAAGCGATTTAGAGAAGAAAACCTAAAGGCTAAAATGATTCTGCAGGTGCACGATGAGTTGAACTTCAGTGTGCCGCTTGCCGAAAAAGAATACGTGCAGCAAATAGTGATCGAAGAGATGGAGAATGCTTACCGGATGCACGTGCCACTCAAAGCAGATTACGGATGGGGAGCCAACTGGCTCGAAGCCCATTGA